A region from the Saccharomonospora azurea NA-128 genome encodes:
- a CDS encoding GNAT family N-acetyltransferase, which yields MTDRRANPLRLRPAEEGDAELLLRWRNDPVARRWSRNTGELALADHLVWLRGVLASDDRVLLIADEIEENADTGPTPVGMVRFDLLDAAEWEVSIAIAPEHRGRRLARPLLAEGERELRRRRSPGTVLATVHRDNTASVALFRAAGYVPEADTDTDGFLRLRKAVVLGDG from the coding sequence ATGACTGACCGTCGCGCGAACCCGCTCCGGCTGCGCCCGGCGGAGGAGGGGGACGCCGAGCTGCTGCTGCGGTGGCGCAACGACCCGGTCGCGCGTCGCTGGTCGCGGAACACGGGGGAGCTCGCCCTCGCCGACCACCTGGTGTGGTTGCGCGGGGTGCTCGCCTCGGACGACCGCGTGTTGCTCATCGCCGACGAGATCGAGGAGAACGCCGACACCGGGCCCACGCCGGTCGGGATGGTGCGGTTCGACCTGCTCGACGCGGCCGAGTGGGAGGTCAGCATCGCGATCGCTCCCGAGCACCGGGGACGACGACTCGCTCGTCCTCTGCTCGCCGAGGGCGAGCGGGAGCTTCGTCGGCGCCGCTCACCCGGTACCGTGCTGGCGACCGTGCACCGCGACAACACGGCGTCGGTGGCGCTGTTCCGTGCGGCCGGGTACGTACCGGAAGCCGACACCGACACCGACGGCTTCCTGCGGTTGCGCAAGGCAGTCGTGTTGGGAGATGGGTGA